The genomic interval ACTGGGTGAGGCTTTGGTCTCTGGTCGGGTGAATGCGGATAACTACAAGGTGCGGAACGGCAGGGTGATCGACAAGAAGATAGCCACCAAGAAACTGGCAATTTATGCCCTAAAAGATGGCGGTACGGAAGAACAGGAGATTGAGCCTGAGCGACAGAATCGGCAAGCATTAACGGACGATCAGATTGTGCAGCTTGAACGCATCGGTCGAACGATCAAAGCTCATTTTGGCAGCCCCCAGGATATCGAGTGGTGCCTGGTGAATGATACGTTTTACATGGTTCAGAGTCGTCCGATCACGACATTATTCCCAATTCCTGAAACGAATGATCAGGAAAATCACGTCTTTGTTTCTGTCGGTCATAACCAAATGATGACTGATGCCATGAAACCATTGGGATTGTCTTTTTTCCTGCTAATGACCCATGCACCTATGTACACGGCGGGTGGAAGATTATTTGTTGATGTGACAGCGACGCTGGCTTCACCTGCCAGCAGAGAAACGATATTAAACGTCACATTGGGAAAATCTGATCCGCTGATAAAAGATGCACTGACAACCATCATAGAACGGGGCAATTTTATACAATTATTACCCGACGAGAGTCCCGGTAAAAGCAGGACAGGGCGATCTCCTGCGGATTTTCAAACCTTAAACGACTATGATCCGGCGATTGTGACTGATTTGATTCAACAGAGCCAAACCTCGATCGCAACGTTAAAACAAACCATCCAAACAAAATCAGGATCGGATCTGTTTGATTTCATTCTGGAGGATATTCAGCAATTAAAGCAGACCAACGCTAAGTCACAGAGTTTTGGCGTGTTTATGACTGCTATGAATGCGTCCTCCTGGATTAATGAAAAGATGAACGAGTGGTTAGGTGAAAAGAACGCAGCGGATACGCTTTCTCAATCTGTACCACACAATATTACGTCGGAGATGGGTCTGGCACTGTTAGACGTTGCGGATGCAATTCGTCCTTACCCACAAGTCATTGAGTATTTGCAACAAGTAAAGGAGGATAACTTTCTGGGTGAATTGCTGAAGCTTGAGGGTGGACAGGAGGCGCAGAACGAGATCGCTACTTTTCTTGACAGATACGGAATGCGATGTGCTGGAGAGATCGATATTACGAGACCTCGCTGGAGCGAAAAACCAACTACCCTCGTTCCGATGATTCTCAGTAACATCAGAAACTTGGAGCCAGGGGAGCGCGATCGCAGACATGAGCAAGGACAACGGTCAGCTTTCAAGAAAGAACAAGAGCTATTAGCGCGATTGCAGCAACTACCGGATGGTGAACAAAAGGTCAATGAAACAAAACGCATGATCAGGCTGCTCCGGAGTTTCATTGGTTATCGTGAATATCCCAAATACGGCATCGTGAGTCACTACTTTGTTTATAGAACCCATTTGGGATCTATATAATGGTGAATGAAGGCATCTATAATCCTCTAATTTAACGGCTATGGCATATTCGAGCAGTCTCACTGATGCAGAATGGGAAATTCTTGAACCGCTGTTGCCTCAGATATTACCCAAGAAGAAACGGACCCGACCCTGCGATTGGACGAAGCGGGAGATCATTGATGGCATCCTTTATCAACTCAAGAACGGTTGCAATTGGGAAGACTTACCCAAAGACTTACCTCCCTACTCGACGGTGTATTGGCACTACAAGCAGTGGCGGGAAGCTGGGGTGATCGAGAAACTGATGGGAGTATTGCATGGACAGGTGCGGGAACAGGTTAAAAAAAAGCCCAAATGGACGAGGTTAATCATCATTGACTCGCAAGCGGTGAAGAATACTTGCAATGCCAGTGTAGACTCAAAGGGCTTCTGTTTTTACAAAGCGACCAATGGGATTAAAAGGCACCTGGCTGTTGATACGCTTGGGTTTCCCTTTTTCACTCATTGCACAAAAGCTGATGTTTCCGATGATCTGGGATTGCTTGAGATGTTGACGCTCAACATTGACTATTTCAAGTCAAAACCTGTTAACATTCCCAAGATTACCATCTTGCTCGACCACGGCTATCACATTGATGCTTTGATTGAAGCATTGGAGCAGGTTTATCCTCAAATTATGACGAAAATCAGGTTTGAGCGTTCAACCAAACCCTCGAAACAAGAGAAAGCAGCGCAAGGAAAATCTGGATTTGTCCCAGCAGTCGCAAGATGGGTCATCGAACGATCCAATGCTTGGATGGAGCGGTGTAAAAGTTTGGTTAAAAACTTTGAGCGCACCCTATCTCATGCGGAAACTAAGATTAACCTCTGCTTTGTCAGGCTAATGCTGAAGCGGCTTGCAGCTACTTCCTGAGATCTCAAATGGGTTCTATAAGCAGGCATTACTGAAAGAAGTCGAACAACTCGTACAGGCGAGTGTGATTCAGGAACAAGAAGATGCCTACTATCTCAAGTTTGAAGAACTTTGCGACGTTGTACGCACCCATCAAGTGGATTACTCAATCATCAGCCAACGGAAAGATGAGTACAAACACTATGAAAAACTCACTCCGCCACGAGTGATCACGTCAGATGGTGAAATTATTGTGGGTGAGTACAAACGCGAAAGTCTCCCAGTTAATGCGATCGTTGGTCTACCTGTTTCCGCCGGAGTGATAGAGGGACGTGCACGAGTCATTCTCAACATGGAAGAGGCTGACCTGGAAGATGGAGATATCTTAGTCACCACCTTTACTGACCCAAGCTGGACACCCTTGTTTGTCTCCATCAAAGGTCTTGTTACCGAAGTGGGTGGACTGATGACGCATGGAGCCGTGATTGCCCGCGAATATGGCTTACCAGCCGTGGTTGGAGTGGATCATGCGACCCAACGGATTAAAGACGGGCAGCGAATTCGTGTGCATGGTACAGAAGGGTATGTAGAAATTCTTTAGCAAGAAAAAGTTTTACGTTGGCTGTTCCTGAATATCCATTCGTCGGATTAATCCATTCTCAAACGTGTAACGATGCTGAACGAGTTGATCAACCAGCACTTTTCCTTCCAAATCACGGACAACCTGATGGACATCAACGATGATTCTTTGGTTGTCATCCAGTTGAAATGATTGGGGTTCTACGTGTGGATCAACTAAGTTCCACTGGCGTGTCCAATAGTCCCGTACTGCCTCATGCCCATAGACATATCCACCTTCCATTCCATTTGCCCATTCCACCTGTGGGTGCATGACAGCAAGGACAGCATTGATATCTCGCCTGTTAAAGTCAGAATAGGCTTGCGTCAGCAGATCTTGATAAATTTGGGTCATATTGTCAGCGTCAAATCTCGTGCAACTGGAGCTAGCTTCGAGAGTGCCACATTTGATGGCTTGACCTCCATTAAATGACCCAAGTAATGACAGTGGTATGGTGAACACCTTTGACTCGTTCAATGCTTCGAAATCCCATGCCATTGGCATACATTTTGAGGCATTCGCGCTTGAATTCATCGGAATACGGAGAAGGTGGGTCATAAGTTTCAATGAACTGCCGCCGACAGGCTTTACAGAGGTAATTTTGTTTACCTCTTTGCCTGCCATTCTTACTGATACTAGTTGAGCCACATTCCGGACATTGCATCGTTCTTACCCTGACTTCATATTTCCATTATGCAACGCCAATTAATCCTTCTACACCAACTTCGAGGCGGACAACTTTGGTAGCTTCTAAACCAGTGGGTAGGGGCAACGACATCCCGCCATTGGTTGTGACATAGAGGCTGGTATTATCGCCTGCACTTCGCCCAAAGGCTAACGCTGTACTGCCTGCAACTCCCCGTTCTGCGGTGGCGATCGTTGTAATTTGTCCGTCCGGAGTAATCTTCACCACACTGTTGTAAACATGGGTAGTGCCATACAAATTGCCCTGCTGGTCAAAGGCAAAGTCATCCAGATTAACATTGGTGAGAAATCGTTTGGGAGAACCAGGCGTGAAGTTACTGTGAATGGAAATCCGAATTAAATGCTGTCGTTGAGTATTAGAGACATATAGCAGTCCTAAATTATTTGTGAGATGAGTTGTGAGAGTGGGCGCGGGCTTCGCCCGCGCCCACTCTCACAACTCATTTAGGATTGCTATAGAACGTATTGTTATGGATTTTCAAGCCATTGGCAGCAGGAAAGGGATGATTTGGGTTGGAACCGGCTAAGCGATCGTCTTGCAGCCAAATACGAGCGGTTTTCTCAATCGCATCACTCTCCCAAATTGCACCTTTGTAGGAATCGGCAATTAAATAGCGATGATCCGTTAAGGGAGTCATACCATTCAGAAAAATGGCTTCGGGGATTGTGATCAACGTCTCGATATTGCCATTCTCAGTAATACAGAAAACAGTTGCGATTTTCTCCTCAGTCGCACCTGCAACTAGCAAATTTCCTTGAGAGTCAACAACAATTCCGGCTGCATTTCCGTTGATGTTAGCAATCTCAGCGATCGCACCATCGAGTGTGACTCGGTAAACTTTTCCTTCTTCGTAACTGGTGATGAAGAGATTTCCCTCAACATCAACGGTAATATTTTCCAAAAATGTATTGAGTGGAAAACTGGCAATCGTCCTCGCGGGGGCGATCGCCGTTGGGGTCTGGATAAGAATCGGTGTTTTCAAATGGGTGAGAAAAAAACATGAAGGAGAACAGGTTGCATCCGGGAATTCTAGTGAATGAACCGATACCTGTCTAGGTATTAAACCTGATTGAGAGAAAATATTAGCGAAGGTCTCTGGTAAAGCCCTTTGCGGTGGTTGATGGTTGCCAGTGCTGAGCGCAACCGGGTTAGAGTTGAGAAGTCGTCTGCATCAGCGTGGAGGGTGCCAGCATGTTAGCCAGTATCTTTGATGCCTTCATCGAGCAAAGCCCGATCAGTGTGATGATGCGGGGACTGATGGAACATGTGTTTCAAGCAGAGCGGCTCGATGCCTTGTTTGAAACCTATGCCAAAGTGCAGTACACCCAGGAGTTGCTGTTTTCAGAGGTGGTGAACGTGTTGAGTTTGGTGGTGTGTGGGGTGCATCCGTCAGTCAACGCCGCCTACAAAGCCAAAGCGACGGAATTGAGTGTGGAACGGGCGGCCTTTTATCAAAAACTCAATGGCATAGAAATCGGAGTGAGTGCGGCGTTGCTGCGAGAAACGGCAGGGGAATTGAGCCAACTGATTGAGCACCTGGGAGGGCAACAGGCCGCGTTATTGCCAGGGTATCGGGTGCGGATTCTGGATGGGAATGCGTTAGCAGCAACCGAGCATCGGTTGAAAGTGCTGCGCTCGGTAGCAGCGGTTCCCTTACCAGGGAAATCGTTGGTTGTCCTCGACCCAGAATTAGGTTTGGCGGTGGACATCTTTCCCTGTGAAGATGGTCATGCCCAGGAACGACGATTGTTTGGGCAAGTGTTAGCGACGGTCGCACCAGGGCAATTGTGGATTGCCGACCGCAATATGTGTACATTGGAGATGCTGACTGGCATTGCCGGACGGCGCAGTACCTTTGTCATTCGAGAACATCAAAATCTCCCCTGGCAAGCGTTAAGCGAGTTGCAATTGGTCACTGTCATGGAAGCCGGGAGGTGCTTGAGCAGATGGTCAAGATTGAGTTTGAGGGTCAGTGGTTGCATCTACGACGAATTGTCTTACGCTTATCACAACCAACCCGACATGGAGATTGTGAGATTGTCGTGCTCACGAATTTACCGATTACCGTTGCCAGTGCCACAGTTGTGCTTGAGTTGTATCGAGAACGTTGGCAAGTGGAAGGACTATTCTTAACGGTTACGAAGAATTTCGAGTGTGAGATTGAGACTTTAGCCTATCCCAGAGCCGCTTTATTCAGCTTTTCTCTCGCTTTAGTGACTTACAACATTCTGGCAACGCTCAAAGCGGCTTTAGCCAGTGTACACGGAGTGGCAACCATAGCCGCCACGGTGTCTGACTTTTACATGGTTGATGAGCTGCAGGGAACCTATCGCGGCATGATGATTGCGATTCCGCCCCAGTATTGGCAACCATTCCGCACTATGCCCCTGGCAGAGTTAGCCACGCTGCTCAAACAGTTGGCAACCCAGGTCAATCTCAAGCGATTTCTCAAGCAACCCAGGAAAAGTAAATCCAAAACGCCTCCACGAGTCCGTGACCCCAAGCATCCCCACGTTTCAACGGCAAAACTTTTATCTCCTGGCTGAATAACACCTAGACAGGTATCGTGAATGAACCTTAAAGCTGATTGCGGAGCGATCGATGTTCCATTGCCTTTACACACGCGAAGGAGGACTTCCTCCCCATTCTTTCTACGTGGCAGACGATGGTGAAACTGTATTTAGTTGCATCTACGTGGGTGACCCTCACGATCGCAGCACTTTTCAGACGGCAATCAAAGGTTGGAATCTGTATAGCGGAGAATGGACCTACACCCTTAACAAGCGCTTTTCAGGGTGGATTGAAGCCTACACCAGTCCAATGGGTATCGTCCTGGCTCAGGTAGATGAAACATCGGTGGAAGTCTGGGATCTGCAAACGGAGCAAACTCGATGCAGAATTGCCCAGCCGGGTTTTGATGTCCACAGGATGGCAGTCAGTCGGCAAGGACGCTGCTTGGTGGGGTTTCAAAGCACCTTACAACAGCGCCAGGGTAACAAGAGCTATCCGCCAGAGCGAGATTGGACAGGATTTATTCGAGTCTTCGACTTAGATACAGGACGGCAACTGTATGAGTGGACGGTACCAGGGAGGATTGAAACGGTTGCTATCAGCGCCAATGGACAGTTTGTGGCAGTCGGATATCGGGCGACCCATGCAACCACATCTCAAACAGATGGATCGACCCAGGGTAGCCTGATTCAAGTGTGGGATGTGTACCGCAATCAGGTGATTTATCAGTGGGTTGCCTCGACTGGCAAGGGCGTGGACGTGAGTTCAATCGCCTTCAGTCCCGATGGGCAGCGGTTAGTCGCCAGTCTCCACCGCAGTAAATTGAAAATTTGGAACCTGCACACTGGGGAATTTCATGGCATTCTCCCCTCTTACAAATCCTTCCCCAAACCCACCTATCGAGCGAGTGCAGCTCGGTATCCAACCAAACCGATCGCCTTCACCCCCGATAGCCAGTCCCTCTTCAGCCCGGATGGCACTCAGGGGGCTGTCAGCGTGTGGCATATTCCCTCAAAACGACGTATTCGGACATTTGATCCAACCCAGGAGTATCCAAAACATCTGCACGAATTACAACTACTGCCCGACAGTTCTACCCATCCGGCTTACCTGGTGGCGGAACAGTTGAATGGATGGAATTTGCAAACGGGGCGATCGCCCAGCGCCTCCGTCGGACAAAAGTATCCTGGTCAAAAAGTTGGTATCCGTTGGCTGCTGTTTTCACCCGATCAGCCATGCATGATCGCGGCTTCTGCTATGGAGATTTCAGTTTGGGATGTGCAAACGGGTTCGTTTCACCATGACCTCACAGGATACATCAAGGTCAATGCCGTCGCGCTTGTACAGGATATCGTAGGATGCCTGAGTGTTCCCGATGACTACTATAACGCTCCTCCGGAGCGGAGATCTGCGCCCAAAGCGATTTATCGCTGGCATTGGCAAACGGGAGCCATGCTGCCACCGATTCCTGCGCCTGGAGAACCTGTTGCACTAGGAGCCAACGGAACCATCGTTTACCGTAATCCACAGCATACAGAAATTTGGTCTCTGCAAACGGCAACGCGATGGCAGGTGATTCCCGAAGCGATCGCAAACTTCCCGCCACCCGTTGTCAGTGATGATGGCGGAGTTTTGGTTGGCAAATTTGGTGAGCGATTGAAGGCATGGAATCTGCACACCGGAAAGTTGATCTGGCTTTTACGCATTTCAGGCAATGTTAATCAACTGACTCTCAGCCCAACGGGTCGTTATCTCGTCTACGCTTACCAGGATCAAGCAGAGCAGCAAGTGATGGATATCTTCAATGGCGACGAAGTATCCTTGCAAGATTCTGGACGCTTTCGGACTTTCACAGTCTCAACCGATGAGCAACAGATCGTCAGTCCGTTTACGCCCTTTCGGGGTAATAACTACCATTCGCCCCATGCTCATGAAATTCGAGTATGGGATGCTTCTACAGGACGTTTACTGCGATCGCTCACCTATCACCAAGCACCTGTGATTGCACTGACAATCAGCCAGGATGGACAGTGGATCTTGAGCTGCGATCGCGATGGCATCATCAAACTGGGTGATTTGCACACCGGAGACGAACTGACAACACTAACAGATCGATCGGAAGGTAGACCATTACTGACCATCACACCTGATCAGCGAAACTTGATTGTTATCACGAAGGCATGGATAAAAGTTTGGAGCAAGCAACCAAAATCAAAGGTACAATCACAGCGGTCATTGCTTCCAGGACAGCCGCTAGAAACACTGCTGAACGAATGGTTGCAAACAGCAATGGAACCACCTTTAGAAGCAGACATACAGGCAGGGATTACTCAATTTGAAGCGTTTATGACCTACTTTAAGCGTTTATCTTCCTTGGAGCAGAAACAATTAGCTCAGCAAATTCAGCTTCCCCCCTCTGTCGTGCATGATGACAGTTTACCCATTAGAAAGTACATCCTCATGGGAGAACAAGCAGGGTTTTCCTTCGATGCGAATGCCGTACTCTACTCAGACAAGTGGGATGAGATTCAGGTTGCCACGGAAATAAAAGATCTGAATGCAGAAGCAGGAAGACGAGCGTCCGAGTTGTTCAATTACCACGGACAGGAGGAAACATTGCAGAACTCCTAATTGAGAAGTCTCCTAAATCAATTTATGTAGATATATGTAAGATGCGGTCTACCTTCCCTCAACTACCTGAAGACTACACGATTCGGCGATTACAGTTGAACGATCGCGATCGACTGACTCTCCGACTGATACCCAACAATCCTCAACACCTACTATCTCGCCTACCAATTAATCTGCCAGTTAAAACAATACTCACTCTTTTCAAAATTAGAGACGGAGTTGTTTTTACCCTATTTGTCACGATCGTTCTGACTGGTGCGCTTTCTCCTGCCATTGCATTTTCAATTGTCAGTGATATATCAATTAATGTCCCGTGGGTATGGGTATGCGTATGGGTAGGCATCGGTTGGCTGATTCTTCTGGGAAGCTCGATCCGATTCTTTTTAACTTCTGATGATGATTGGCATCAATTCTGCTGGGTTGTTGAGTATCAAGAACAATTTGTTGCCTATGGTGTCCTGCGTCCATATCATCATTACTCAATACTGGAATTTCTGCATGTGCATCACAAATGGGCAAGAAAAGGAATTGGTTCAGCCTTAGTCAAAACATTGACTCAAAACGCAGTAGCACCAATTTATGTTGAAAGTGCGATTCGAGTGGTTGGCTTTTACAAGCGCCTTGGCTTCCGGAAGATTAAATTCAAAGAATTACCACGGGATGTGCAACAACACTTCAATTTTAGAGGTGCTGCAACGCTGTTAGTTTATGAAGGTATTCAAAATGACTGATAGTTCTTCACTCCCGGATGGTTATCAAATCCGCCGATTGCAATTAAACGATCGCGATCGCTTACGTCTTTACATGATGCCTGGTAATCCTCGCGATGTATTGGCTACTGTACCTATTAAAACAATGCTTATTCTCTACAAAATTGGGCATGGCGTTGCTCTTGCAATCATCCCTTGGGCTGCGCTCTATTTCGTGACAATGCTGATGGTGATTACCAGCTTATCAATTAACTGGTTGTGGATAGGCATGAGTTGGTTTGTTCTGTTAGGAGTTTGCATACGGGTTGCTTTCACAATACGTGAAGATTGGCTGCAATTTTGCTGGGTTGTTGAACAGCAGGAACGGTTCGTTGCCTATGGCGTGTTACGCCCTCATGGAGTTCTTCAGTCTTGGAACTGCTGCAAGTCCATCCAAAATGGGCGCGTAGAGGAATTGGTTCAGCATTGGTTAAAACAATGATTGATCACTCTCCTAAGCCTGTTTATGTTGACAGTGCTGTTGGTGCGGTGAAATTTTATATTCGCCTAGGTTTTCACAAAGT from Kovacikia minuta CCNUW1 carries:
- the ppsA gene encoding phosphoenolpyruvate synthase, with product MSSYVLGFQDIDQTKIGIVGGKGANLGELSKIEGILVPDGFCISTVAFKRIIEETPSIQELLDQLSLLKMDERDKIHELSSAIRRIIEGITIPEDIHVAIAHFLSSLGEENAYAVRSSATAEDLPTASFAGQQDTYLNIIGKEEILKHVSKCWASLFTERAVIYRLQNGFDHHKVYLSVVVQKMIFPQAAGILFTADPVTGHRKVTSIDASFGLGEALVSGRVNADNYKVRNGRVIDKKIATKKLAIYALKDGGTEEQEIEPERQNRQALTDDQIVQLERIGRTIKAHFGSPQDIEWCLVNDTFYMVQSRPITTLFPIPETNDQENHVFVSVGHNQMMTDAMKPLGLSFFLLMTHAPMYTAGGRLFVDVTATLASPASRETILNVTLGKSDPLIKDALTTIIERGNFIQLLPDESPGKSRTGRSPADFQTLNDYDPAIVTDLIQQSQTSIATLKQTIQTKSGSDLFDFILEDIQQLKQTNAKSQSFGVFMTAMNASSWINEKMNEWLGEKNAADTLSQSVPHNITSEMGLALLDVADAIRPYPQVIEYLQQVKEDNFLGELLKLEGGQEAQNEIATFLDRYGMRCAGEIDITRPRWSEKPTTLVPMILSNIRNLEPGERDRRHEQGQRSAFKKEQELLARLQQLPDGEQKVNETKRMIRLLRSFIGYREYPKYGIVSHYFVYRTHLGSI
- a CDS encoding IS5 family transposase codes for the protein MAYSSSLTDAEWEILEPLLPQILPKKKRTRPCDWTKREIIDGILYQLKNGCNWEDLPKDLPPYSTVYWHYKQWREAGVIEKLMGVLHGQVREQVKKKPKWTRLIIIDSQAVKNTCNASVDSKGFCFYKATNGIKRHLAVDTLGFPFFTHCTKADVSDDLGLLEMLTLNIDYFKSKPVNIPKITILLDHGYHIDALIEALEQVYPQIMTKIRFERSTKPSKQEKAAQGKSGFVPAVARWVIERSNAWMERCKSLVKNFERTLSHAETKINLCFVRLMLKRLAATS
- a CDS encoding PEP-utilizing enzyme, with product MQLLPEISNGFYKQALLKEVEQLVQASVIQEQEDAYYLKFEELCDVVRTHQVDYSIISQRKDEYKHYEKLTPPRVITSDGEIIVGEYKRESLPVNAIVGLPVSAGVIEGRARVILNMEEADLEDGDILVTTFTDPSWTPLFVSIKGLVTEVGGLMTHGAVIAREYGLPAVVGVDHATQRIKDGQRIRVHGTEGYVEIL
- a CDS encoding nuclear transport factor 2 family protein, which gives rise to MTQIYQDLLTQAYSDFNRRDINAVLAVMHPQVEWANGMEGGYVYGHEAVRDYWTRQWNLVDPHVEPQSFQLDDNQRIIVDVHQVVRDLEGKVLVDQLVQHRYTFENGLIRRMDIQEQPT
- a CDS encoding SMP-30/gluconolactonase/LRE family protein gives rise to the protein MYGTTHVYNSVVKITPDGQITTIATAERGVAGSTALAFGRSAGDNTSLYVTTNGGMSLPLPTGLEATKVVRLEVGVEGLIGVA
- a CDS encoding SMP-30/gluconolactonase/LRE family protein produces the protein MKTPILIQTPTAIAPARTIASFPLNTFLENITVDVEGNLFITSYEEGKVYRVTLDGAIAEIANINGNAAGIVVDSQGNLLVAGATEEKIATVFCITENGNIETLITIPEAIFLNGMTPLTDHRYLIADSYKGAIWESDAIEKTARIWLQDDRLAGSNPNHPFPAANGLKIHNNTFYSNPK
- a CDS encoding WD40 repeat domain-containing protein, with product MFHCLYTREGGLPPHSFYVADDGETVFSCIYVGDPHDRSTFQTAIKGWNLYSGEWTYTLNKRFSGWIEAYTSPMGIVLAQVDETSVEVWDLQTEQTRCRIAQPGFDVHRMAVSRQGRCLVGFQSTLQQRQGNKSYPPERDWTGFIRVFDLDTGRQLYEWTVPGRIETVAISANGQFVAVGYRATHATTSQTDGSTQGSLIQVWDVYRNQVIYQWVASTGKGVDVSSIAFSPDGQRLVASLHRSKLKIWNLHTGEFHGILPSYKSFPKPTYRASAARYPTKPIAFTPDSQSLFSPDGTQGAVSVWHIPSKRRIRTFDPTQEYPKHLHELQLLPDSSTHPAYLVAEQLNGWNLQTGRSPSASVGQKYPGQKVGIRWLLFSPDQPCMIAASAMEISVWDVQTGSFHHDLTGYIKVNAVALVQDIVGCLSVPDDYYNAPPERRSAPKAIYRWHWQTGAMLPPIPAPGEPVALGANGTIVYRNPQHTEIWSLQTATRWQVIPEAIANFPPPVVSDDGGVLVGKFGERLKAWNLHTGKLIWLLRISGNVNQLTLSPTGRYLVYAYQDQAEQQVMDIFNGDEVSLQDSGRFRTFTVSTDEQQIVSPFTPFRGNNYHSPHAHEIRVWDASTGRLLRSLTYHQAPVIALTISQDGQWILSCDRDGIIKLGDLHTGDELTTLTDRSEGRPLLTITPDQRNLIVITKAWIKVWSKQPKSKVQSQRSLLPGQPLETLLNEWLQTAMEPPLEADIQAGITQFEAFMTYFKRLSSLEQKQLAQQIQLPPSVVHDDSLPIRKYILMGEQAGFSFDANAVLYSDKWDEIQVATEIKDLNAEAGRRASELFNYHGQEETLQNS
- a CDS encoding GNAT family N-acetyltransferase — encoded protein: MRSTFPQLPEDYTIRRLQLNDRDRLTLRLIPNNPQHLLSRLPINLPVKTILTLFKIRDGVVFTLFVTIVLTGALSPAIAFSIVSDISINVPWVWVCVWVGIGWLILLGSSIRFFLTSDDDWHQFCWVVEYQEQFVAYGVLRPYHHYSILEFLHVHHKWARKGIGSALVKTLTQNAVAPIYVESAIRVVGFYKRLGFRKIKFKELPRDVQQHFNFRGAATLLVYEGIQND